A section of the Verrucomicrobiota bacterium genome encodes:
- a CDS encoding hemolysin family protein codes for MNTVATVDYLLMCLLPLVLILLGGICVMADVVLLKRRGDADSVTSYVDARSRPRPGLRLASVFLFTLASVLAARDLLILDHEGLVMLLPAWIGIVTTVISFLILLFGILLPRAIGESLHTSLPIRALSRLARWMTIWIDPLAELGWAFVASTLKLFHLDPRRTAEQTEEDVLQMMDEGLESGAFEPAEKEMVEGVLDLDEQSAAELMTPRSRVTWLDLDDTNEVNWRRIAGAGHSDYPVFQGTPDNIRGIVSVKSLWANLSLTGSVKLTDVLNPPLFVPSTMMAPRLIEEFRNTRRHVALVVDEFGVVEGMVTLKDVVEAIVGRLPERGVRQNYPEIITREDGSWLIDAQLDFEETAQAISLELSDEELEANRYQTIGGFVLHHLGHIPGEGEKFQQNGFRFEVVDMDRQRIDKLLVSRDPKLSLDEEAASQ; via the coding sequence ATGAATACCGTCGCTACCGTGGATTACCTGCTGATGTGCTTGTTGCCGCTTGTCCTTATCCTTCTGGGTGGGATCTGCGTGATGGCCGATGTGGTCCTGCTGAAGCGCCGCGGCGATGCCGACTCAGTGACCTCCTATGTGGATGCAAGATCGCGTCCCCGTCCAGGGTTGCGCCTCGCCTCGGTGTTTCTCTTCACTCTGGCCTCGGTGCTTGCCGCCCGTGATCTCCTGATCCTCGATCATGAGGGATTGGTGATGCTTCTCCCCGCCTGGATCGGGATTGTCACGACGGTGATTTCCTTCCTGATCCTGCTGTTCGGGATACTGCTTCCGAGAGCTATCGGGGAATCGCTTCATACCTCCCTACCGATCCGGGCCCTCTCCCGCCTGGCTCGTTGGATGACTATTTGGATCGATCCGCTGGCTGAGTTGGGTTGGGCTTTTGTCGCCTCGACCCTGAAGCTATTTCATCTCGATCCCCGTCGCACCGCAGAGCAGACCGAGGAAGATGTGCTGCAGATGATGGATGAGGGTTTGGAGAGCGGTGCCTTTGAACCTGCCGAGAAGGAGATGGTGGAGGGGGTGCTCGATCTCGACGAGCAGTCTGCGGCTGAACTCATGACCCCTCGCTCCCGGGTGACATGGCTCGATCTTGATGACACGAACGAAGTGAACTGGCGCCGGATCGCCGGGGCCGGTCACTCCGATTACCCTGTCTTTCAGGGTACTCCTGATAATATCCGAGGCATCGTTTCCGTGAAATCCCTCTGGGCCAACCTCTCCCTCACCGGCTCAGTGAAACTCACTGACGTGCTCAATCCACCGCTCTTTGTCCCTTCCACCATGATGGCCCCGCGCCTTATCGAGGAGTTCAGGAACACCCGCCGTCATGTCGCTCTGGTCGTCGATGAGTTCGGCGTTGTCGAGGGTATGGTCACGCTCAAGGATGTGGTCGAGGCCATCGTCGGCAGATTGCCCGAGCGCGGTGTCCGCCAGAACTATCCCGAGATCATCACGCGCGAGGATGGGAGTTGGCTTATCGATGCTCAGCTCGATTTTGAGGAGACTGCCCAGGCTATCTCGTTGGAGTTATCGGATGAGGAGTTGGAGGCCAATAGGTACCAGACGATCGGCGGGTTTGTCCTGCATCATCTCGGCCATATCCCTGGAGAGGGTGAGAAGTTTCAGCAGAATGGCTTCCGCTTCGAGGTTGTCGATATGGACCGTCAGCGCATTGACAAGCTGCTTGTCAGTCGTGATCCGAAGCTTTCGTTGGACGAAGAGGCTGCTTCCCAATGA
- a CDS encoding TerC/Alx family metal homeostasis membrane protein, which yields MERVWWLYGLFLLMILGSLFLDMRRRNGNEHEIGHREALFNLLLWVSLALLFCVGLYFYGLHVFPQDLRLAGYDPKVLAKQCSLEFLSGWLVEKSLSIDNLFIFLVVFDFFAIPPKYRHKILFYGILGAIVFRALFIALGSVLMQISWVPLVFGVFLAITGLKVAFGPESHPDPAHNVLLRLLKKFLPISPGLHDGKFLIMESGRLMGTPLLLTLIFIEFTDIVFAVDSVPAIFAITKEPFIVFTSNIFAILGLRALFFLLAGMASKFHYLKYGLGFILCFVGLKMFWLDPHFHGHFPTVWSLGIIVTALAMAALFSWLLPLKEEVAEG from the coding sequence ATGGAGCGCGTCTGGTGGCTCTACGGACTCTTTCTCCTCATGATTCTTGGAAGTCTCTTTCTGGACATGCGTCGCAGGAATGGGAATGAGCATGAGATAGGTCACCGTGAGGCCCTCTTCAATCTGCTTCTTTGGGTTTCCTTGGCTCTGCTTTTTTGCGTCGGTCTCTACTTCTACGGACTGCATGTCTTTCCTCAGGATCTGAGACTGGCCGGATACGACCCCAAGGTTCTCGCTAAGCAGTGCAGTCTGGAGTTTCTCTCCGGTTGGTTGGTTGAGAAGAGCCTCTCAATCGACAATCTCTTCATCTTCCTTGTGGTCTTCGACTTCTTCGCGATCCCGCCGAAGTACCGTCATAAGATCCTCTTCTACGGCATCCTCGGAGCCATCGTCTTCCGCGCCCTCTTCATCGCCCTCGGATCGGTGCTTATGCAGATCTCCTGGGTTCCGCTCGTTTTCGGAGTCTTCCTGGCTATCACGGGTCTCAAGGTTGCCTTCGGTCCTGAGTCCCATCCCGATCCGGCTCATAATGTCCTCCTCCGCCTCCTGAAGAAGTTCCTGCCGATATCACCGGGTCTGCACGATGGGAAGTTCCTCATCATGGAATCGGGTCGCCTCATGGGGACACCGCTCCTCCTGACGCTCATCTTCATCGAGTTCACCGATATAGTTTTCGCTGTCGACAGTGTCCCTGCGATCTTTGCCATCACCAAGGAACCCTTCATCGTGTTCACGTCGAATATCTTCGCGATCCTAGGATTACGGGCTCTGTTCTTTCTCTTGGCTGGAATGGCCTCCAAGTTCCACTACCTCAAGTACGGGCTGGGATTCATCCTCTGCTTTGTGGGCCTGAAGATGTTCTGGCTAGATCCTCACTTTCACGGTCACTTCCCGACAGTCTGGTCTCTTGGGATCATTGTTACTGCCCTCGCCATGGCCGCACTCTTCTCCTGGCTACTGCCATTGAAAGAAGAGGTGGCAGAAGGGTGA